The Deinococcus sp. Leaf326 sequence CCGGCCGCGCCGCCGCACACGCCGACCCACTTGCCGTGGCGCTCGGCAGCGTCCACCGTCAGCTTGATGAGCTTGAGGACCGCCGGATGCATGGCGTCGGTCTGGCGGGCGAGCTGCGGGTGCAGGCGGTCCATCGCCAAGGTGTACTGGGTCAGGTCGTTCGTCCCCACACTGAAAAAGTCCACTTCCTGCGCCAGCTCGTCGGCGATCAGGGCCGCCGAGGGCACCTCGATCATCACGCCGAGCGGAATACGCGGGGTGTCCAGCTCGCGCCGCACCTCGTCGAACATGGCCTGCGCCCGGCGGAAGTCCTCGAGCGTGGCGATCATCGGGAACATGAGGTGAACGTTCGGGTGGTCCTTGGCGACGCGCGCCACCGCCCGGAGCTGCGGCAGGAACAGGTCGGGCCGCTCGAAGCACAGCCGGATGCCCCGGATGCCCAGGAACGAGTTGTCCTCGCGGGCCAGCCCCAGGTAGGGCACTTCTTTGTCGCCGCCGATGTCCAGCGTCCGGATGATCAGGGGGCGGTCGCCCATTGCGGCGGCCATCGCGCGGTATTCCTGCTCCTGCTCGTCCTCGGTGGGCACGCTGTCGCGCTCCAGGAACAGGAACTCGGTGCGCATCAGGCCCACGCCCTCGGCCCCGGCGTCAAGGGCCCCGGCGGCGTCGGCTGCGCGGTTGATGTTCGCGGCCACCTCGACTCGCTTGCCGTCCGAAGTGGCGCCGGGTTCGTGGCGGGCAGCGCGGGCGGCCTCGCGCTCACGGGCCAGCACGCCCTGACGTTCCTGCGCGCCCGTCACGTCGGCCGCCGAAGGGTTGAGGTACAGCCGCCCCGATGCCCCGTCCAGAATGGCGTGCGTGCCGTCGGGGATGTCGAGCAGGCCCGCGCCCGCCGCAACCACGGCCGGCAGCCCCAGCCCACGCGCGATGATTGCGGTGTGGCTCGTGGGGCCGCCCTGCGCCGTCACGAAACCCAGCAGCGAGTCCGGCCCGAGGCGGGCGGTATCGCTGGGCGTCAGGTCGGGGGCCAGCAGGATGACCGGACCGCCGGTTTCCACGCGGTCCTCGCCCAGACCCAGCAGGTGGCGAAGCACGCGGCGCTGCACGTCGCTCATGTCGACGGCGCGGGCCGCCAGCGTCGGGTCGTCGAGCTTCTGGAGCTGTGAAACGCGTTCGCCGGTCGCCTGCTGGTAGGCCCAGGCTGCGCCGTGCCCGTCGAGGATGCGCGCCACGGCGTCCTGCACCGTGCCCTCGTCGGCCAGCAGTTCCTGGTGCGCGCGGAAGATGGCGGCCTTGTCGGCCCCGAAGCGTGCCTGCACGTCGTCGATCAGGTTCAGGAGTTCGGTGTGCGCCGCGCTCAGCGCGGTGTCGAGACGCTCGGCCTCGGCCACCGGGTCGCCGGCGGGCGTGTCCCTGACCTCCAGGGCGCGCGGGGCGTGCTGGCGGGTGTAGCCCACGACCAGCCCGTCGGCGGCGGGCACGCCCTCGACGGTCGCCCCGACCTGGGCCGGCACCCAGTCGGGCTCGCGGCGCGGCGCCTGGGCCTGCGCGGCGGCCGAGGGCGCGCTCAGGTCATCGCCCAGCCCGGCGCGCATGGCGTCGGTCACGGCCTTGAGGGTCGCCTCGTTGTCGCTGCTCACCGTGACCAGGGTGCCCTGGGTCAGGCCCAGGCTCAGCATCTCCATGAGCTTGGTGGCGTCGGCGCTCTTGCCTTCACCTTTGCTCAGGCGTACGCGGGCGCCCGACTTCTTCACGATGCCGGCCAGCATCGTCGCGGGGCGGGCGTGCATTCCCTGCGGGTTGGGCAGCGTGACCTGCGCGCTGAACGGCAGGGCGCCGGTGGCCGTCTCGCCGCGCACGGCGGCAGTGGCCGACCCCGTCTGAACTGGCTGCGCCTGAAGCTGCTGCGCCTGCTCGGGCTGCCTCGCCTCGCCCAGCGGCGCGCCTGCGGCCGGGCGCTCGCCGGTCA is a genomic window containing:
- the ptsP gene encoding phosphoenolpyruvate--protein phosphotransferase, whose amino-acid sequence is MIQLPQQLVKIGAQARTKDEAIAQVAALLAANGNVDPGYVEGMRARETQANTYLGNGIAIPHGTPESRHLIRQTGIAVVQVPGGVQWGEEDEPVHLVIGIAAASDEHLQILRRLTRVLGDEELVEKLWVTTDPADIQEALTGERPAAGAPLGEARQPEQAQQLQAQPVQTGSATAAVRGETATGALPFSAQVTLPNPQGMHARPATMLAGIVKKSGARVRLSKGEGKSADATKLMEMLSLGLTQGTLVTVSSDNEATLKAVTDAMRAGLGDDLSAPSAAAQAQAPRREPDWVPAQVGATVEGVPAADGLVVGYTRQHAPRALEVRDTPAGDPVAEAERLDTALSAAHTELLNLIDDVQARFGADKAAIFRAHQELLADEGTVQDAVARILDGHGAAWAYQQATGERVSQLQKLDDPTLAARAVDMSDVQRRVLRHLLGLGEDRVETGGPVILLAPDLTPSDTARLGPDSLLGFVTAQGGPTSHTAIIARGLGLPAVVAAGAGLLDIPDGTHAILDGASGRLYLNPSAADVTGAQERQGVLAREREAARAARHEPGATSDGKRVEVAANINRAADAAGALDAGAEGVGLMRTEFLFLERDSVPTEDEQEQEYRAMAAAMGDRPLIIRTLDIGGDKEVPYLGLAREDNSFLGIRGIRLCFERPDLFLPQLRAVARVAKDHPNVHLMFPMIATLEDFRRAQAMFDEVRRELDTPRIPLGVMIEVPSAALIADELAQEVDFFSVGTNDLTQYTLAMDRLHPQLARQTDAMHPAVLKLIKLTVDAAERHGKWVGVCGGAAGDEVGALMLAGLGVKELSVSTPQVATVKAALRRRSAEELRRLAAEALAQPNAEAVRALVRG